The Syntrophales bacterium genome contains a region encoding:
- a CDS encoding ATP-binding protein: protein MNTNNQHIQRRLTTTLTEHLDHPEITMLVGPRQSGKTTILKQLEAQLRAGGKNTLWLNLDVEDDFRHLASQGALLQKIRLELGSDGVVFMDEIQHKENAGLFLKGLYDQGLPWKFVVSGSGSIELKEKISESLVGRKRIFELATVSFGEFADFRTGYRYADRLREFFRTEPARTEQLFREYLMYGGYPRVVLAETHQEKLAVINEIFRSYLEKDIVYLLRVEKSDSFSNLVRVLASQIGKMVSYSELSATLGLSLPTVKTYLWYLEKTFIIRKVTPWFTNIRKEITKAPVYYFGDIGLRNFAAGNFGGISDSEAGFVFQNAIHALLSERFPLADTTIHFWRTKDKAEVDFVLRRGNAVTPLEVKYSDMKKLEAQRAYRGFLERYHPENGCIVNKSLTAETMMGKTRVRCLPYWELMFDEAEQMREELAQ from the coding sequence GTGAATACCAATAATCAGCATATACAGCGTCGACTCACAACAACGCTGACGGAGCATCTCGATCATCCTGAGATAACCATGCTGGTCGGACCGCGTCAATCGGGTAAGACAACCATCCTCAAGCAACTCGAGGCCCAACTTCGCGCCGGGGGAAAAAATACCCTCTGGCTCAATCTGGATGTTGAAGACGACTTTCGCCACCTCGCGTCTCAAGGCGCGCTTCTCCAGAAAATTAGATTGGAATTGGGCAGTGACGGCGTGGTCTTTATGGACGAGATCCAGCACAAGGAAAACGCCGGACTGTTTCTGAAGGGTCTGTACGATCAGGGTCTCCCCTGGAAGTTTGTGGTCTCCGGCTCGGGAAGCATCGAGCTGAAGGAGAAGATCAGCGAGTCGCTGGTCGGAAGAAAGCGCATATTCGAGCTTGCAACGGTCAGTTTTGGCGAATTCGCTGATTTCCGGACCGGTTACCGATATGCGGACCGGCTCAGAGAGTTTTTCCGTACCGAGCCGGCAAGAACAGAGCAGCTCTTCCGGGAATACCTCATGTACGGCGGCTACCCACGAGTTGTGTTGGCGGAGACTCACCAGGAAAAACTGGCCGTCATCAACGAGATTTTCCGCAGCTACCTGGAAAAGGATATCGTTTACCTTCTCCGGGTGGAAAAGAGCGACAGTTTCAGCAATCTCGTGAGGGTGCTGGCAAGCCAGATCGGGAAGATGGTCAGCTATTCCGAACTGTCCGCCACCCTGGGTCTCTCTCTGCCCACGGTCAAGACCTATCTCTGGTATCTCGAAAAGACCTTCATTATCCGGAAGGTAACCCCCTGGTTCACCAACATCAGAAAAGAGATAACCAAAGCGCCGGTTTACTATTTCGGCGATATTGGGCTGCGCAATTTCGCAGCGGGCAATTTCGGCGGCATCTCGGACAGTGAGGCCGGATTCGTCTTTCAAAACGCGATCCACGCCCTGCTTTCGGAACGCTTTCCCCTAGCGGATACGACGATCCACTTCTGGCGTACAAAAGACAAGGCTGAGGTTGACTTTGTCCTCCGGCGCGGGAATGCTGTGACGCCACTGGAGGTCAAGTACAGCGACATGAAAAAACTTGAGGCCCAACGTGCATACCGTGGATTCCTTGAGCGTTATCATCCGGAAAACGGCTGTATTGTCAACAAGAGTCTCACCGCTGAGACCATGATGGGTAAAACGCGGGTGCGGTGCCTGCCGTACTGGGAACTGATGTTTGATGAGGCGGAGCAGATGCGGGAGGAATTAGCGCAATGA
- a CDS encoding DUF3187 family protein — translation MQKKINIIIVVACCLFGLTLPNPAAASEMAPFASVNQSPLVGLFGLPGTGNFIIMEPRQTEVGLNAVLSSNYTTNDNTREAIILDGETTRFTLMVRHGLLPRWEVGVNIPYISQSGGFLDSFIESYHGAVGLPQGGRDLAPHNRLLYLYRRDGVTRLRVDSSDSGVGDLSLTSAWQLYQSGDNDKDGLALNISLKLPTGESDYLQGSGSTDIALSLTGGSEAKFEFGKWTTYGSLGALYMTEGKVLADQQKKWVVFGSLGLGWKTPLPWLGLKVQADAHTPFYRDSDLKEISANSVQLIAGGTLFLSDKTSLDIGVGEDIAVGTAPDVSFYLTLRRRF, via the coding sequence ATGCAAAAAAAGATTAATATCATTATTGTAGTCGCCTGCTGCCTGTTCGGGCTGACTTTGCCTAACCCTGCCGCCGCAAGCGAGATGGCGCCTTTTGCCAGCGTCAATCAAAGTCCCCTGGTGGGCCTCTTTGGTCTGCCCGGTACGGGAAATTTCATAATCATGGAGCCGAGGCAAACAGAGGTAGGCCTTAATGCTGTATTATCGAGCAATTACACAACTAATGACAATACGCGGGAGGCAATCATCCTTGATGGAGAAACGACCAGGTTTACCTTGATGGTGCGGCACGGTCTTTTGCCCCGCTGGGAAGTAGGTGTAAATATCCCCTATATCTCTCAGAGCGGCGGTTTTTTGGACAGCTTCATTGAGAGTTACCATGGCGCCGTCGGCCTTCCGCAGGGAGGCAGGGATCTGGCGCCGCACAATCGTTTGCTCTATCTATATCGCCGCGACGGGGTCACCCGCCTGCGTGTTGATTCTTCTGATTCCGGCGTGGGCGATCTGTCTTTGACCAGCGCCTGGCAACTGTACCAGTCTGGAGACAACGACAAAGACGGATTGGCCTTAAACATCAGTCTCAAACTGCCCACGGGTGAAAGCGATTACCTCCAGGGAAGCGGCAGTACGGACATCGCGTTGTCGCTGACAGGGGGCTCGGAAGCCAAATTTGAGTTCGGCAAATGGACAACTTACGGCTCTTTAGGCGCGCTTTACATGACGGAGGGCAAGGTGCTGGCCGATCAACAAAAAAAATGGGTCGTCTTCGGCAGCCTGGGCTTAGGATGGAAGACACCCCTCCCCTGGCTGGGGCTGAAGGTGCAGGCGGATGCCCACACGCCCTTTTATCGCGACAGTGATCTGAAAGAAATATCCGCTAATTCAGTGCAGTTGATCGCCGGCGGGACGCTTTTCTTATCGGACAAAACATCCCTCGATATAGGCGTGGGAGAAGACATTGCTGTCGGAACCGCGCCGGACGTCAGTTTTTATCTGACTCTGCGGAGGCGCTTTTAG
- a CDS encoding DUF6290 family protein gives MLAIRLPEGIEERLNVLAKETGRTKTFYVREAILEHLDDMEDVYLAEKRLADIRAGNSKPIPMKDVIKRYGLED, from the coding sequence ATGTTAGCAATCAGACTACCTGAAGGAATTGAAGAACGGTTGAACGTGTTGGCGAAGGAAACCGGGCGCACAAAGACATTTTACGTCCGGGAGGCTATTCTTGAGCATCTTGACGATATGGAAGACGTTTATCTTGCCGAAAAGCGATTAGCAGATATTCGGGCCGGGAATAGCAAACCGATACCCATGAAGGACGTGATAAAACGCTATGGCCTGGAAGATTGA
- a CDS encoding MTAP family purine nucleoside phosphorylase, translating into MKTVGIISGTVLLNGQGIFSDLREEAVETEFGRAVVFHSANVFFIARHGSDPNFHILPHLINHQANLAALKKLGATEVIGVNSTGALKRRLKPGTLVVPDDYIQLGAGITAVRGEPVHITPRLNQEVRQKLHQAAHECAINPVDGGIYWQSAGPRLETRAEIAMISQFADIIGMTMASEAIIAQELDISYASLCSVDNYAHGIEKRELTLQKILQHARLNSEAIHRILNCYVEQNSRRNL; encoded by the coding sequence ATGAAAACTGTCGGCATCATATCTGGAACGGTTCTGCTCAACGGCCAAGGAATATTTTCAGACCTTCGCGAAGAAGCCGTGGAAACGGAATTCGGACGAGCGGTGGTCTTTCATTCGGCGAACGTGTTTTTCATCGCCCGTCATGGCAGCGACCCTAACTTTCACATTCTGCCACATCTGATCAACCACCAGGCCAACCTTGCCGCTTTGAAAAAGCTTGGAGCAACTGAGGTTATCGGAGTAAACTCAACCGGCGCCCTGAAACGCCGTCTAAAACCGGGGACGCTCGTTGTCCCTGACGATTACATCCAACTCGGCGCAGGCATAACCGCCGTCCGGGGAGAACCTGTTCATATCACGCCGCGCCTGAATCAGGAAGTTCGGCAGAAATTGCACCAAGCGGCCCATGAATGCGCCATAAATCCTGTTGACGGCGGAATATACTGGCAATCCGCCGGTCCTCGCCTGGAAACGCGGGCAGAGATAGCGATGATCTCGCAATTCGCCGACATCATCGGGATGACAATGGCCAGCGAGGCAATTATCGCTCAGGAGCTGGATATCAGTTACGCATCCTTGTGCTCGGTTGATAACTACGCCCACGGCATCGAGAAACGCGAATTGACGCTCCAGAAGATCCTTCAGCACGCCCGTCTCAACTCCGAGGCGATCCACCGCATACTGAACTGCTATGTCGAACAGAATAGTCGGCGAAACCTTTGA
- a CDS encoding type II toxin-antitoxin system RelE/ParE family toxin, with protein sequence MAWKIEIDPAAERELDRLDPQIARRILKFLQERVASLEDPRSIGKSLKGPQFGEFWRYRVGDYRIIVRTEDNVFLILVLRIAKRKNVYKD encoded by the coding sequence ATGGCCTGGAAGATTGAGATTGATCCCGCTGCCGAACGGGAATTAGATCGGCTTGATCCTCAGATCGCCAGGCGTATCTTGAAGTTTTTACAGGAAAGGGTCGCTTCCCTGGAAGATCCCCGGAGCATTGGCAAATCGCTGAAGGGTCCACAATTCGGAGAGTTTTGGAGATATCGAGTCGGGGACTATCGGATCATCGTCCGTACCGAAGACAATGTTTTTCTGATTCTGGTTTTACGTATCGCAAAGCGAAAAAATGTCTACAAAGACTAA
- a CDS encoding ATP-binding protein, which yields MKTGDNPMREELTLEDLAVMAGSVDLECKAAQGRDGRGELPQDAWKPYCAMANTDGETILLGNSGTLPVFRERQSGIMRNKR from the coding sequence ATGAAAACAGGAGACAACCCGATGCGCGAGGAGTTGACACTGGAAGACCTGGCCGTTATGGCCGGGTCGGTCGATCTGGAGTGCAAGGCGGCACAAGGGCGGGATGGCCGGGGCGAACTGCCTCAGGATGCCTGGAAACCCTACTGTGCTATGGCCAATACCGATGGCGAAACGATTTTGCTTGGGAACAGCGGGACACTTCCCGTATTTCGCGAACGGCAATCGGGGATAATGAGAAATAAAAGATAA
- a CDS encoding enoyl-CoA hydratase-related protein — protein sequence MSENQVLISRENGLATITINRPAVMNALTAETMSSLLAAFEEVGADPDIRVVLLQGAGGNFTTGADMSLLGASADPAQSFQFMKNTAGGLILAVKRIPQPVICKVRGNVYGYGYGLALAGDFVIAADEARFCEAFVNLGISLDGGASYFLPHLVGMAKAKELALLGDVISGKEAAALGLIYKSVPDSELDRETKLLIDRLASKSAKAMSSIKETLEKGCDTDLASALTWEAAHQSTLLAGEELQEAIRLFLESRKKG from the coding sequence ATGTCCGAAAACCAAGTGCTGATCAGCCGAGAAAATGGCTTAGCGACAATAACCATCAACCGGCCTGCGGTGATGAATGCCCTGACCGCCGAGACCATGTCCTCGCTGTTAGCCGCTTTCGAAGAGGTTGGAGCAGACCCGGACATCCGTGTCGTGTTGCTCCAAGGCGCCGGCGGAAATTTTACGACGGGGGCGGATATGTCTCTGCTGGGTGCCTCCGCCGATCCCGCGCAGTCATTTCAGTTTATGAAAAACACGGCTGGAGGGCTTATCCTTGCCGTCAAAAGAATTCCCCAACCCGTTATCTGCAAGGTAAGGGGCAACGTTTACGGCTACGGCTACGGGCTGGCCCTGGCGGGCGATTTTGTCATTGCCGCAGATGAGGCAAGATTCTGCGAGGCGTTCGTCAATCTGGGCATATCCCTAGATGGCGGAGCTTCCTATTTCCTCCCCCATCTGGTCGGGATGGCCAAGGCCAAGGAACTGGCCCTTCTCGGAGATGTAATCAGCGGTAAAGAGGCTGCCGCCCTCGGGCTTATCTATAAATCCGTGCCGGATTCCGAACTCGACAGGGAAACAAAGCTGCTGATTGACAGACTTGCCTCAAAATCAGCGAAGGCCATGAGCTCCATCAAGGAAACACTGGAAAAGGGTTGTGATACCGACCTCGCTTCGGCCCTCACTTGGGAGGCTGCTCATCAGTCAACCCTGCTTGCCGGAGAAGAATTGCAAGAAGCGATCAGATTGTTTCTGGAATCCCGTAAAAAAGGCTGA
- a CDS encoding radical SAM protein: MENSGQSHLTLWHVGRGACQKRICKFRVVVHQHNVLVAFTAKPKVPNTLDGSPSFRAAVAAAFAALFIFIFLKVFGSGSKSGGEWRLSFSVERYQIEDMEILFDCAGRDDWGKFSFPVWYGIPVKIKWRGYRFDFNLRGGWKWITGGHGVWPDAQEMLKRTDGNGLIYYGVENYASDYDLIKNFYIPYNGVYNFDLFPANPLKAGHVKRALRSVFELAKEAGRLSGTAAGERARDFLLKVAACDREGLAGEAELLYRIMGTNLPVLPPDTIDVDYEVIPLIVTDGCDYNCRFCTFTAHDSLQVRSKENIRQQISSLKDFYGEDLINYNSILLGQNDALAGGEEILITAASLAYEGLNLASSFHKGPANLFFFGSVDPFLKAKSSLFDALNNLPFRTSLNIGLESFDQETLSILGKPLSAEKTKEAFRKMMEVNRGWERVTVSCNFVLGGELPPAHKEGIKKMLSEETTAKDRGTAFLSPLFGRAQRRKILNDIIDIKRSSSLPVFIYLAQRL; encoded by the coding sequence ATGGAAAATTCGGGTCAGAGCCATTTGACGCTTTGGCACGTCGGCAGAGGGGCCTGCCAAAAGCGAATATGCAAATTCCGGGTGGTTGTGCATCAGCACAATGTGCTTGTCGCTTTTACCGCAAAGCCGAAAGTGCCGAACACCCTGGACGGAAGCCCAAGTTTCCGGGCCGCCGTAGCAGCGGCATTTGCCGCCCTGTTCATTTTTATTTTCTTGAAAGTTTTCGGAAGCGGGTCTAAAAGCGGCGGGGAATGGAGGTTGAGTTTTTCAGTGGAACGTTATCAGATTGAGGATATGGAGATATTGTTTGACTGCGCCGGGAGGGATGACTGGGGCAAGTTCAGCTTTCCCGTCTGGTACGGCATCCCCGTCAAGATCAAATGGCGCGGATATCGTTTTGATTTCAATCTGCGGGGGGGGTGGAAATGGATCACGGGCGGGCATGGCGTATGGCCCGACGCCCAGGAGATGTTGAAGCGAACCGACGGAAACGGACTGATATATTATGGCGTCGAAAACTACGCCTCGGATTATGATCTCATCAAGAACTTCTATATACCCTACAACGGCGTCTATAATTTTGATCTTTTTCCGGCTAATCCACTGAAAGCAGGCCATGTAAAGCGGGCTTTGCGGTCTGTTTTCGAACTTGCCAAAGAGGCGGGCAGGCTTTCCGGGACGGCAGCCGGCGAGCGGGCCCGTGATTTTCTCCTCAAGGTTGCCGCCTGCGATCGGGAGGGACTGGCCGGCGAGGCTGAGCTCCTGTACCGCATCATGGGAACAAATCTGCCGGTGCTTCCTCCGGATACGATCGATGTCGATTATGAGGTTATTCCTCTTATTGTTACCGATGGTTGCGACTATAACTGCCGGTTTTGCACATTCACGGCGCATGATTCCCTGCAGGTGCGCAGCAAGGAAAATATCCGTCAGCAGATAAGCTCTTTGAAAGATTTCTATGGAGAGGACCTGATAAATTATAATTCAATCCTGCTGGGGCAAAACGATGCGCTCGCGGGAGGGGAAGAAATCCTGATCACCGCGGCAAGTCTGGCCTATGAAGGGTTGAATCTTGCCTCATCCTTTCACAAGGGGCCCGCCAATCTCTTTTTCTTCGGCAGCGTTGATCCCTTTCTGAAGGCGAAAAGCTCCCTGTTCGACGCGCTCAACAATTTGCCCTTCCGGACGTCTCTCAATATCGGGCTGGAGTCGTTTGATCAGGAAACGCTATCAATTTTGGGAAAGCCGCTTAGCGCCGAAAAAACGAAGGAGGCCTTTCGGAAAATGATGGAGGTAAACAGGGGCTGGGAGAGGGTCACGGTCAGTTGCAATTTTGTTTTGGGAGGCGAGTTGCCGCCAGCTCACAAGGAGGGAATAAAAAAAATGCTCTCCGAGGAGACGACAGCCAAAGATCGGGGCACGGCGTTTCTTTCCCCGCTTTTCGGAAGGGCACAGCGAAGAAAAATACTAAATGATATCATAGACATAAAAAGAAGTTCCTCTTTGCCGGTTTTTATCTATCTGGCGCAGAGACTATGA
- a CDS encoding PAS domain S-box protein, with product MKYFQSIRTQLLLAIAITLFVFLVAALGGLYIFEKNELTGESIEKVTEIGSVLKAVLKKQMVTHDTELLNALVNEIMAFEKITDVSVINAEGVVKFSSDFESIGKKLFKDSDGCRQCHNDATGRNTLTLQTRNFRGTPILRNVTHIYNEAACFQCHPARQKNLGLLFVDYSTAGTDALISSTLSRLFLSVSAVFIIISLLIFYIANRLIHKPIMLLVDGAGEIKKGNFKKQIHYGGNTEFKILADSFNDMSEKLQNGKERIQERTSKLETANWQLAREIVKFSKAKEALHEREETNRLLLQAAGDGIFGVNTTGEITFVNPAALRMLGFTAAEMLSQGVHALIHHSREDGSSFPLEECPMYASYTYATESSMISDFLWRKDGSSFPVEYSSMPITKDDGKVNGAVVIFKDITERKQAEEEKRKLLEERLQHADKMEAIGTLAGGIAHDFNNLLMGIQGYASLLLMKIDSSHPHYERLKRIEEQVRRGADLTKQLLGFARGGRYEVKPTDMNDLLEKSSSLFGRTKKEISISRKYEKNLWPVEVDRGQMEQVFLNLYVNAGQAMPGGGDLYIETGNVFFDDAQAAIFAVTPGKYVEITVADTGIGMDEKTKVRIFDPFFTTKEIGKGTGLGLAMVYGIINGHKGVINVESEPGQGATFTIYLPASEQEAVQEKAATGTIARGAETILLVDDEQMILGVNKEMLEFIGYRVYAVGSGQEAIAVYMEKRSEIDLVILDMILPGISGSDTFDRLRRLNPGLKVLLASGYSINGEAQAIMDRGCNGFLQKPFRLESLSQKVREILD from the coding sequence ATGAAATATTTTCAATCTATCCGGACGCAACTATTGTTGGCGATTGCCATCACCCTTTTTGTATTTCTCGTGGCGGCACTGGGGGGACTGTACATATTTGAAAAAAATGAGCTGACCGGAGAGTCAATTGAGAAAGTAACAGAAATTGGCAGCGTGCTTAAGGCAGTGCTGAAAAAACAGATGGTTACGCACGATACGGAACTGCTGAATGCCCTGGTTAATGAAATTATGGCTTTTGAAAAGATCACGGATGTATCCGTCATCAATGCCGAGGGAGTTGTTAAATTTTCTTCAGATTTTGAGTCCATTGGGAAAAAATTATTTAAGGACAGCGACGGCTGCCGCCAATGCCATAATGATGCAACGGGGAGAAATACCCTGACGCTGCAAACCAGGAATTTCCGCGGCACCCCTATTTTGAGAAATGTAACTCACATATACAATGAAGCGGCCTGTTTCCAATGCCATCCGGCCCGCCAAAAGAATCTCGGCCTCCTGTTTGTTGACTATTCAACAGCAGGGACAGATGCACTTATTTCCTCAACGCTTTCACGATTATTCCTATCAGTGTCAGCCGTGTTCATCATCATTTCTCTACTAATATTCTATATTGCCAATCGCCTAATCCACAAGCCGATTATGCTGCTTGTGGACGGCGCCGGCGAGATTAAAAAGGGCAATTTCAAGAAACAAATCCACTATGGCGGAAATACCGAATTCAAGATTCTGGCCGACTCCTTCAATGACATGTCTGAGAAGTTGCAAAACGGCAAGGAGCGCATCCAGGAGCGCACCAGCAAACTTGAAACCGCCAATTGGCAGCTTGCCCGAGAGATCGTCAAGTTCAGCAAGGCGAAGGAGGCGCTGCACGAGCGCGAGGAAACCAATCGCCTGTTGCTTCAGGCCGCCGGCGACGGCATATTCGGGGTTAATACAACCGGAGAGATAACCTTTGTCAATCCTGCCGCCCTGCGCATGCTCGGGTTTACAGCAGCAGAGATGTTAAGCCAGGGGGTGCACGCACTCATCCACCATTCCCGCGAAGACGGCTCCAGTTTCCCGTTGGAAGAATGCCCCATGTACGCCTCCTATACTTATGCCACCGAAAGCAGTATGATTTCTGATTTTCTCTGGCGCAAGGACGGCAGTAGTTTTCCCGTGGAGTACTCCAGCATGCCGATCACCAAGGACGACGGCAAGGTCAATGGTGCGGTGGTGATCTTTAAGGACATCACAGAGCGCAAGCAGGCCGAGGAGGAGAAGAGGAAACTTCTGGAAGAGCGCCTGCAGCATGCCGACAAGATGGAAGCCATCGGGACGCTGGCCGGCGGCATCGCCCACGACTTCAACAACCTGCTCATGGGGATTCAGGGGTATGCTTCCCTGCTGCTAATGAAAATCGATTCCTCACACCCCCATTATGAGCGGCTCAAGCGGATTGAAGAGCAGGTGCGGCGCGGGGCGGACTTAACCAAACAGTTGCTGGGTTTTGCCCGGGGGGGAAGATATGAGGTGAAACCCACCGATATGAACGACCTCCTTGAAAAGAGCTCCTCGCTGTTCGGCAGAACCAAAAAAGAGATTTCCATTAGTCGGAAATACGAGAAGAATCTCTGGCCGGTAGAGGTTGATCGGGGGCAGATGGAGCAGGTGTTCCTGAATCTGTATGTGAATGCCGGGCAGGCCATGCCAGGAGGCGGGGACCTCTATATAGAGACCGGGAATGTTTTCTTTGATGATGCCCAAGCGGCTATCTTTGCGGTCACGCCGGGAAAATATGTAGAAATAACGGTTGCCGATACCGGAATCGGGATGGACGAGAAGACCAAGGTGCGTATTTTCGATCCCTTTTTCACGACGAAAGAAATCGGGAAAGGAACGGGACTGGGACTGGCGATGGTCTATGGAATCATCAATGGTCACAAGGGTGTGATCAATGTGGAAAGCGAGCCCGGTCAGGGTGCGACCTTCACAATCTATCTGCCCGCTTCGGAGCAGGAGGCAGTTCAGGAAAAGGCGGCAACCGGGACAATCGCCAGGGGCGCGGAGACGATCCTGCTTGTGGATGATGAACAGATGATTCTTGGGGTGAACAAGGAAATGCTCGAATTCATAGGCTACCGGGTCTATGCGGTTGGTAGCGGTCAGGAGGCAATCGCCGTTTACATGGAGAAAAGAAGCGAGATCGACCTGGTCATTCTGGACATGATCCTGCCGGGGATATCGGGGAGCGATACCTTCGATCGCCTGCGGAGGCTCAATCCCGGGCTCAAGGTTCTTCTCGCCAGCGGCTACAGCATTAACGGGGAAGCCCAGGCAATCATGGACCGGGGCTGCAACGGTTTTCTCCAGAAGCCCTTTCGTCTGGAAAGCCTCTCCCAAAAGGTCAGAGAGATTCTGGACTGA